CCCAGTTTACGTTCTAGGTGAACCTTAAGTTCAATTATGGCATATACGTAGTTCTCGCCTGCCAGTTCCCAGTCGACGATGGTCTTGTATTTGCGAATTATCTTCGCTTTCTCAAGATATTCGATCTTCTGGTTCACTTCCTCAACGGTCATGCCGGTGAGTGTTGCGATCTCTTCTGGTACGGTCCTTGCGTCTTCTTCAAGGATCTCCAGTATGTTGCGTGTTTGCTCATCCATACCTGAAACATCCCGGGGTTAAAAAAAGATGATCAAGTAAATATTTACTCGATCAATACTGCGTTGACCACGCCATCCTGTCCAGGGCGGCTTGTGACAATAGCATTGCCAGCTGCGGTCTTGATTACTGAGCCCTTTGTGATGGTGTTACGCCTGATGTAGTGCTCGTTTGCAGCATTGTCAACAACTGTTTCGATAGCTGAAACAACTGTCTTGCCGTCTGAAGGGTTTGTGACGTTTGCAATGTTAGCTTGTAGGAGCCTTACTTTCCTGTTTCCACCACGTGTTGAGATGTTCTTTCTCTTTGTATCAGCAACATGTGTTTCTGCAGGTTCACGTCCGAGTTCATATTTCCTCTTGCCGCGTGATGATTTGATCTTTGCTCCTGTGTATTTCCTTTTTGATCTTCCCTGAAATTGCATGAATTTATCCTCTTATTAATTAATAGTGATATGAATTTCTATCATATATAATCGGTTAATGGACTTCCTTTACTAATAGGATTCTATATGAACTTTTCGAGCCGCTCAGATTTGCCGCAAGTATCCATTAATGAATGCAAATGTGATAACAGATAAATAATTTTATCGCATAACAATTAGTACATGCTTCTTGTAACATTTTTAGGTACCGGTGGTTCTTTACCCACCAAGAACCGCAATCCTTCCGCGATCATGGTCAACCGGGACGGGGAACTTATCATGTTCGACTGCGGAGAAGGTGCTCAGCAGCAGATGATGCGTGCAAAGACAGGGATGATGAACCTCTCATCTATATTTGTCACGCATTTCCATGCAGATCATATTCTTGGCATACCCGGTCTTGTACAGACCATGTCCTTCCAGGGAAGGACCGACCCACTCACCATATATGGTCCTGAAT
This genomic stretch from Methanococcoides sp. AM1 harbors:
- a CDS encoding 30S ribosomal protein S8e, which codes for MQFQGRSKRKYTGAKIKSSRGKRKYELGREPAETHVADTKRKNISTRGGNRKVRLLQANIANVTNPSDGKTVVSAIETVVDNAANEHYIRRNTITKGSVIKTAAGNAIVTSRPGQDGVVNAVLIE